TCCAGACCTGCCAGCGGTGAATCGTTTAACCATACGATCCGGCGGGGCGAAACGCTCTCATACCTGGCCCGCAGGTACAATACCAGTGTGCTGGATATCTGCCGTTTGAATGGTATCAGCACCCGCTCGACGCTTCATATCGGCCAGAAACTGAAAATACCGGGTAAGAAAACTGAACTGAATTATGCCTCCTCCAGCAAGTCGCTGGCTTCCGGAGATTATTTTAATCATCGTGTACGCTACGGCCAGAACCTGTGGTATATCGCTCGCAAATATGGTACTACAATTGAAGAGATCTGCCGTCTCAACGGCATCTCTCGCAACAGCGTGCTGGCTGTGGGGCAGGCGCTCAAGGTGCCGATTCGCAAACAATCCAGCGCTTCGAGCAGGAACTTTATCTATTACACGATCAAAAGGGGAGATACATTGTGGGAGATCGCCCGCTCTTTTGCCACTTCGACCGACGAGATCCTGAGTATCAATAATCATATAAATCCCCGCAGTCTCAAGCCGGGGGAGAAAATCAAGATTCGAGTGAATTGATTTGGCTAAAGGGAATAATATAGTTCTTGGACTGGTGGTCGGCTCGTTTGTGATCCTGTTTTTAGTTTTTTTTGCGATCGGTATCATCAGGATGTCATCCGACCGGACCGGCTGGTCCGGCTTTGGCGATAAAGTCGCGATAGTCGAGATCCAGGGAACTATCGATCGCTCCGAGCAGATCGTCGACGATCTGCGGAGATACGCCGACGACAACTCGGTCAAAGGTATCGTAGTCAGGATCAACTCGCCCGGCGGAGTTGTCGGGGCGGCCCAGGAGATCTACGCCGAGGTGCTGAGGATCAGTTCAGAGGAGCGTAAGCCGATAGTGGCCTCGATGGGGTCGGTGGCGGCCTCCGGGGGGTACTACATAGCCTGTGGAGCGGATTGTATCTATGCCAACCCGGGTACACTTACCGGGTCGATCGGAGTGATTATGCAGTACCCTGTGATGAAGGATATGCTCGACAAGATCGGGATACAGTTCGAGACTGTCACAGCAGGTGAAGTCAAGGATGTCGGCTCACCTTACCAGTATCCGGATGACAGGGATAGTGTGGTGCTCAAGCGAGTGATCGAGGACACTCATCAGCAGTTCGTCAATGTGGTCTCGGAAAGGCGTCGCATGGATCCCGATGAGGTCGTCGAAGTTGCTGACGGTTCGCTGTTTACCGGTCTTCAGGCGCAAAGGCGGGGTCTGGTTGACTCGCTCGGAGGACTGGAGAGCGCGATCGCCTACCTGGAAGAATTGAACGATTATGGTTCCGGATTGAAACGAATTCGACCTGAAGCTGAAGAAGGGTTTACGATTTTTGATCTTTTTGGCAAATCTGCCACAAAAATCATTAATTTTTCTGATGTGGGAAGTCCAAAATTAATGTATCTTTACAGATGATTTGAAGTTATGCCGATATACGAATATACATGCAGGAACTGCGAGCACCATTTTGAAGAGCTGGTGCGGGGCGATGAAGGTACTCTCTTCTGCCCGGTTTGCCAGTCGATGGAGTGCAAGCGAGAGTTTTCGGTATTCGGTTTTTCCTCAGGTTCAGGTTTTGTATCCTCCACGGGGGCCGGATGTACCGGATGCAGTTCACACAACTGCAAGGGATGTAAATAATTATATTGAATAAATTGGTCTTCTAAGGAGGGAAATATGACCAAGGCTGATTTGGTGGAACAGGTTGCCGAAAAAACAGGCCTGACACGCACCGATGTAGCGGTGGTGGTAGATACATTCCTGGACACTATCAAGAAGTCTATGGAGATGGGTAATAATATCGAGATTCGCGGTTTCGGGACCTTCAAGATCAAACTTCGTAAGGCCCGAAAAGCCCGCAATCCTCGCACGG
The sequence above is drawn from the Candidatus Zixiibacteriota bacterium genome and encodes:
- the sppA gene encoding signal peptide peptidase SppA; this translates as MAKGNNIVLGLVVGSFVILFLVFFAIGIIRMSSDRTGWSGFGDKVAIVEIQGTIDRSEQIVDDLRRYADDNSVKGIVVRINSPGGVVGAAQEIYAEVLRISSEERKPIVASMGSVAASGGYYIACGADCIYANPGTLTGSIGVIMQYPVMKDMLDKIGIQFETVTAGEVKDVGSPYQYPDDRDSVVLKRVIEDTHQQFVNVVSERRRMDPDEVVEVADGSLFTGLQAQRRGLVDSLGGLESAIAYLEELNDYGSGLKRIRPEAEEGFTIFDLFGKSATKIINFSDVGSPKLMYLYR
- a CDS encoding zinc ribbon domain-containing protein, with amino-acid sequence MPIYEYTCRNCEHHFEELVRGDEGTLFCPVCQSMECKREFSVFGFSSGSGFVSSTGAGCTGCSSHNCKGCK
- a CDS encoding integration host factor subunit beta — its product is MTKADLVEQVAEKTGLTRTDVAVVVDTFLDTIKKSMEMGNNIEIRGFGTFKIKLRKARKARNPRTGEEVPVPDRKVPVFKPSNEFKGMITKLPLEE